The Glutamicibacter mishrai DNA window CGGCTACGTGCCCGATATCATCACCTCCGCCAAGGCGCTGACCAGCGGCTATGTCCCGCTGGGCGTAATGGTCGTCTCCGACAAGCTGTTCGAGCCCTTCACCAAGGGCGATAACACCTTCTACCACGGCTACACTTTCGGCGGCCACCCGGTCGCCGCCGCGGTGGCGATGGCGAACCTCGATATCTTCGAACGCGAGGGCCTGAACGATAACGTGAAAAACAACGCCGATGCCTTCAAGGCGACGCTGGGCAAGCTGAGGGACCTGGACATCGTTGGCGATGTGCGTGGGGCCGGCTACTTCTACGGGATCGAACTGGTCAAGGACAAGGCCACCAAACAGACTTTCAACGACGAAGAATCCGAGCGGCTGCTGCGCGGCTACCTCTCCCCTGCCCTGTGGGAGGCCGGATTGTATTGCCGTGCGGATGATCGCGGAGACCCGGTCATCCAGCTGGCGCCGCCGATCACCATCGGGCAACCCGAGTTCGACCAGATCGAGTCGATCCTGCGAACGGTGCTGAAAGAGGCAGCCAACAAGATCTAGTGCTTATGGCCCGCGGGTGCAACCTGCGGGCCATAAATCTGCAAGTCAGCGTCATATGAAGCACCCTATCTTCACGCTTTGTCGCTCAATTGGTGCTTTGTGTCATAGGCCACTAGTCTGTGGTCTAGGACGATGTAGATCGCCTTTGGAAGATGGCAGGAAGCTCATGACTTTGGAACCGACCAGGATCAGGCTCGCGCGGGAACGCGCGGCTTTGAGCCGGTCTGCCCTGGCCGCGTCACTGGGCATCTGCGAGCGGGAACTGGCCCAGGCGCCGGAGCGGCTGGACAATGATCTGGCCGACGCGCTCGGCTGCACCCCGCGCTTCTTCCACCTGCCTGCCGCCAATGGCATCGATACCGAACGCATCTTCTTCCGCAGTCCCCGGCGAACCAGCACCGCGCAGAAGCGGGCCGCTGCCGCCGTCGGCCGCACCGGCGTGGAGCTCTACCGCCTGATCACCCAGAACTTCGCTTTGCCAGCCACCGGGGTGCCGGATCTGTCCGGCTATTCGCCGGTGGATGCGGCCGTGCAATTACGCCTGGATTGGGGCCTGGGCTGCGGGGCGCTGCCCGATGTGCTGCACCTGCTCGAGTCCCACGGGGTCCGGGTGCTCAGCCTGCCGCCGGAACTCGATGCGGTGAAGACCTTCAGCTTCTGGGAAGACTCCCAGGCCTATATCTTCCTGGCCTCCGGGTCCGCGAAGGCCCGCCGTTTTGCCCTCGCCCACGAACTCGGGCACCTGCTGCTGCATTCGTCGCTGGGCGCAGGCAGCGAACAGGTAGCGGCCGCGGAATTGGAAGCCGATCAATTTGCCGCGCAGCTGCTGCTGCCGGCCTTGTCTTT harbors:
- a CDS encoding ImmA/IrrE family metallo-endopeptidase, yielding MTLEPTRIRLARERAALSRSALAASLGICERELAQAPERLDNDLADALGCTPRFFHLPAANGIDTERIFFRSPRRTSTAQKRAAAAVGRTGVELYRLITQNFALPATGVPDLSGYSPVDAAVQLRLDWGLGCGALPDVLHLLESHGVRVLSLPPELDAVKTFSFWEDSQAYIFLASGSAKARRFALAHELGHLLLHSSLGAGSEQVAAAELEADQFAAQLLLPALSLQMRISDSLQIPQLLTLEEHFGVPAAVILAHSRASGLLGEKTYCWLSQEIALEAPAPVQPVTSRVFSLVFPSLQLEHRASTSVIARELGLREEHIHELTFGQAFVVLAGQNEQEPGEIHRGHLRAL